The following are encoded together in the Zingiber officinale cultivar Zhangliang chromosome 8A, Zo_v1.1, whole genome shotgun sequence genome:
- the LOC122009671 gene encoding uncharacterized protein LOC122009671 — translation MEEEASKKQKRWRLRGGYRRLLSRRYSPSKTKEIQQEDGKDEAERVRKGSKEIDAHPVIRILEAPSKKATSRPEFLRYLEYLKEGGTWEPNSERPFIYFK, via the coding sequence atggaagaagaagcctctaAGAAGCAAAAGAGGTGGCGGCTAAGAGGAGGGTACCGTCGCCTCCTCTCGCGGCGATACTCCCCCTCGAAGACGAAGGAGATACAGCAGGAGGATGGAAAGGACGAGGCAGAGAGGGTAAGGAAGGGCAGCAAGGAGATCGACGCACACCCTGTGATTAGAATTCTGGAGGCGCCATCGAAGAAGGCAACGTCGAGGCCGGAGTTCTTGAGGTATTTGGAGTACTTGAAGGAGGGTGGGACGTGGGAGCCCAACTCTGAGAGGCCCTTCATCTACTTCAAGTAG